A genomic region of Conger conger chromosome 6, fConCon1.1, whole genome shotgun sequence contains the following coding sequences:
- the sf3b3 gene encoding splicing factor 3B subunit 3: protein MFLYNLTLQRATGITHAIHGNFSGTKQQEIVVSRGKILELLRPDANTGKVHTLLTMEVFGIIRSLMAFRLTGGTKDYIVVGSDSGRIVILEYHPSKNMFEKVHQETFGKSGCRRIVPGQFLAVDPKGRAVMIGAIEKQKLVYILNRDAAARLTISSPLEAHKANTLVYHVVGVDVGFENPMFACLEMDYEEADNDPTGEAAANTQQTLTFYELDLGLNHVVRKYSEALEEHGNFLITVPGGSDGPSGVLICSENYITYKNFGDQPDIRCPIPRRRNDLDDPERGMIFVCSATHKTKSMFFFLAQTEQGDIFKVTLETDEEMVTEIRMKYFDTIPVATAMCVLKTGFLFVSSEFGNHYLYQIAHLGDDDEEPEFSSAMPLEEGDTFFFQPRPLKNLVLVDEQENLSPIMACQIADLANEDTPQLYAACGRGPKSTLRVLRHGLEVSEMAVSELPGNPNAVWTVRRHIEDEFDAYIIVSFVNATLVLSIGETVEEVTDSGFLGTTPTLSCSLLGEDALVQVYPDGIRHIRADKRVNEWKTPGKKTIVRCAVNQRQVVIALTGGELVYFEMDPSGQLNEYTERKEMSADVVCMSLANVPPGEQRSRFLAVGLVDNTVRIISLDPSDCLQPLSMQALPAQPEALCIVEMGGVEKQDELGEKGSIGFLYLNIGLQNGVLLRTVLDPVTGDLSDTRTRYLGSRPVKLFRVRMQGQEAVLAMSSRSWLSYSYQSRFHLTPLSYETLEYASGFASEQCPEGIVAISTNTLRILALEKLGAVFNQVAFPLQYTPRKFVIHAETNNLILIETDHNAYTEATKAQRKQQMAEEMVEAAGEDERELAAEMAAAFLNENLPEAIFGAPKAGSGQWASLVRLFNPIQGTTLDQVQLEQNEAAFSVTVCRFASGGDDWYILVGVARDLILNPRSVGGGFIYTYRLGGGGDKLEFVHKTPVEDVPLAIAPFQGRVLVGVGKLLRIYDLGKKKLLRKCENKHVPNLVTGIHTIGQRVIVSDVQESLFWVRYKRNENQLIIFADDTHPRWVTTACLLDYDTMASADKFGNISIVRLPPNTSDDVDEDPTGNKALWDRGLLNGASQKAEVIMNYHIGETVLSLQKTTLIPGGSESLVYTTLSGGIGILVPFTSHEDHDFFQHLEMHMRSEFPPLCGRDHLSFRSYYFPVKNVIDGDLCEQFNSMDPHKQKGVSEELDRTPPEVSKKLEDIRTRYAF from the exons ATGTTTCTGTACAACCTGACTCTGCAGCGAGCCACAGGCATCACTCACGCCATCCATGGCAACTTCTCTG GAACCAAGCAGCAGGAGATCGTTGTTTCCCGGGGGAAGATCTTGGAGCTGCTGCGCCCTGATGCCAACACTGGGAAGGTGCACACGCTGCTCACCATGGAGGTGTTCGGCATCATCCGCTCCCTTATGGCTTTCCGGCTCACGGGAGGGACCAAAG ACTACATCGTGGTGGGCAGTGACTCGGGCCGCATCGTGATCCTGGAGTACCACCCCTCCAAGAACATGTTTGAGAAGGTGCACCAGGAGACCTTCGGCAAGAGTGGGTGCAGGCGCATTGTCCCGGGACAGTTTCTCGCCGTGGACCCCAAGGGCAGAGCTGTCATGATTG GTGCCATTGAGAAGCAGAAGCTGGTATACATTCTGAACCGCGACGCGGCGGCCCGGCTCACCATCTCCTCCCCGCTGGAGGCCCACAAGGCCAACACCCTGGTGTACCACGTGGTGGGAGTGGACGTGGGCTTCGAGAACCCCATGTTCGCCTGCCTGGAGATGGACTATGAA GAAGCGGACAACGACCCGACCGGTGAGGCAGCAGCGAACACCCAGCAGACGCTGACGTTCTACGAGCTGGATCTGGGCCTGAACCACGTGGTGCGCAAGTACAGCGAGGCGCTGGAGGAGCACGGCAACTTCCTCATTACAG ttccggGAGGTTCTGATGGCCCCAGTGGGGTGCTCATTTGCTCTGAGAATTACATCACCTATAAAAATTTTGGGGACCAGCCAGACATCCGGTGCCCCATCCCACGCAGAAGG AATGACCTGGACGACCCCGAGCGGGGCATGATCTTCGTCTGCTCGGCCACCCACAAGACCAAGTCCATGTTCTTCTTCCTGGCCCAGACCGAGCAGGGAGACATCTTCAAGGTCACCCTGGAGACGGACGAGGAGATG GTGACTGAGATCAGAATGAAGTACTTCGACACCATCCCCGTGGCGACGGCCATGTGTGTGCTGAAAACCGGCTTCCTGTTTGTGTCTTCGGAGTTTGGCAACCA CTACCTGTACCAGATTGCCCACCTGGGCGATGATGACGAGGAGCCGGAGTTCTCCTCCGCCATGCCCCTGGAGGAGGGAGACACCTTCTTCTTCCAGCCCCGTCCGCTGAAGAACCTGGTGCTGGTGGACGAGCAGGAGAACCTGTCCCCGATCATGGCCTgccag atTGCTGATCTGGCCAATGAGGACACTCCTCAGCTGTATGCAGCGTGTGGTCGGGGGCCCAAGTCCACCCTGAGGGTCTTGAGACACGGGCTGGAG GTGTCTGAGATGGCTGTGTCTGAGCTGCCTGGTAACCCCAATGCTGTATGGACAGTGCGTCGTCACATAGAGG ATGAGTTTGACGCTTACATCATCGTGTCCTTCGTCAACGCCACGCTGGTGCTGTCCATCGGAGAGACCGTAGAGGAAGTGACGGACTCCGGCTTCCTGGGCACCACGCCCACCCTGTCCTGCTCCCTGCTGGGGGAGGACGCCCTGGTGCAG GTATATCCGGACGGGATCCGTCACATCCGTGCGGACAAGCGTGTGAACGAGTGGAAGACCCCGGGAAAGAAGACCATCGTGCGCTGCGCGGTCAACCAGCGGCAGGTGGTCATCGCGCTGACCGGCGGTGAGCTGGTCTACTTCGAGATGGACCCG TCGGGGCAGCTGAATGAGTACACGGAGAGGAAGGAGATGTCAGCGGACGTGGTGTGCATGAGCCTGGCCAACGTGCCCCCCGGTGAGCAGCGCTCCCGCTTCCTGGCCGTGGGCTTGGTGGACAACACCGTCCGCATCATTTCCCTGGACCCCTCG GACTGCTTGCAGCCCCTCAGTATGCAGGCCCTGCCTGCCCAGCCTGAGGCTCTGTGTATCGTGGAGATGGGCGGCGTGGAGAAACAGGACGAGCTGGGGGAGAAGGGCTCCATCGGCTTCCTCTACCTCAACATCGGCCTGCAG AACGGCGTCCTGCTCCGGACCGTGCTGGACCCGGTGACCGGCGACCTGTCTGACACTCGCACACGCTACCTGGGGTCACGGCCCGTCAAGCTCTTCCGGGTCAGGATGCAGGGACAGGAAGCT GTCCTGGCCATGTCCAGCCGGTCCTGGCTCAGCTACTCGTACCAGTCGCGGTTCCACCTGACGCCCCTGTCCTACGAGACGCTGGAGTACGCCTCGGGCTTCGCCTCGGAGCAGTGCCCCGAGGGCATCGTGGCCATCTCCACCAACACCCTGAG gaTTTTGGCTCTGGAGAAACTGGGCGCGGTCTTCAACCAGGTGGCCTTCCCTCTGCAGTACACACCCCGCAAGTTTGTGATCCACGCCGAGACGAACAACCTCATCCTGATCGAGACGGACCACAACGCCTACACCGAGGCCACCAAGGCCCAGCGCAAGCAGCAGATGGCTGAG GAAATGGTGGAGGCAGCAGGGGAAGACGAGAGGGAGCTGGCCGCCGAAATGGCTGCCGCCTTCCTGAACGAGAACCTTCCGGAAGCCATCTTTGGAGCGCCCAAGGCAGGCTCTGGCCAGTGGGCCTCCCTGGTGCGGCTCTTTAACCCCATACAGGGCACCACTCTGGATCAGGTGCAGCTGGAGCAGAACGAGGCTGCCTTCag TGTGACCGTGTGTCGGTTCGCCAGCGGTGGTGACGATTGGTACATCCTGGTGGGCGTGGCCAGGGACTTGATTCTGAACCCACGTTCGGTGGGAGGTGGCTTCATCTACACCTATCGcctgggtgggggtggagaCAAGCTGGAGTTCGTACATAAG ACTCCGGTGGAGGACGTCCCATTGGCCATTGCCCCATTCCAGGGGCGTGTTTTGGTGGGCGTGGGAAAGCTGCTGCGCATCTATGACCTGGGCAAGAAGAAGCTGCTCCGCAAGTGTGAGAACAAG CACGTGCCAAACCTGGTGACAGGTATTCACACCATTGGCCAGCGCGTCATCGTGTCGGATGTCCAGGAGAGCCTCTTCTGGGTCCGCTACAAGCGCAACGAGAACCAGCTGATCATCTTCGCCGATGACACGCACCCCCGCTGGGTCACCACGGCCTGCCTGCTGGACTACGACACCATGGCCTCCGCAGACAAGTTTGGCAACATCAGCATC GTCCGCCTGCCTCCCAACACCAGTGACGATGTCGATGAAGACCCCACAGGGAACAAGGCATTATGGGACAGGGGGCTGCTGAACGGTGCTTCCCAAAAG GCGGAGGTGATCATGAACTACCACATCGGAGAAACGGTCCTCTCCCTGCAGAAGACCACGCTGATTCCCGGGGGATCCGAGTCGCTAGTCTACACCACGCTCTCCGGAGGCATCGGCATCCTGGTGCCCTTCACCTCCCATGAG gatcaTGACTTCTTCCAGCACTTGGAGATGCACATGCGGTCTGAGTTCCCACCTCTTTGTGGGAGGGACCACCTCAGTTTCCGCTCGTACTACTTCCCTGTTAAG AATGTGATTGACGGGGACCTGTGCGAGCAGTTTAACTCCATGGACCCACACAAGCAAAAGGGGGTGTCTGAGGAACTGGACCGCACACCCCCTGAGGTTTCCAAGAAACTGGAGGACATTCGCACGCGCTACGCTTTCTAG